The nucleotide window TAGTAATTGGTTTTGATTCTTTTGTTCTTATAGCTACTTGTCCATTTTCTTTAATATGAAATTCACTGCTTTATCTTGAATAGCTTTTTAATGATTCTTAATTGCTATGGAGCTTTATTAgttgtgttttttcttttctttccgtATGACTACATAGGTTATTAGATAATCTGATTATTAAATTTATCACATGCTTGTTTTCttgatatgctttacttgagtcgagggtctatcCAGAATAGCCTCTCTACCTTTACAAGGTAGGGATAAGGCCGAgcccccacttgtgggattatacgttgtgttttgttgttgttgattttgaaatttaatgtACTTGGGAGATATTTTAGGCTGTGGTTTCAATACATTGCATTCTTGTGCTTGATACTGCGGTGGCTATTGATTCTCTTGCTAATTCATGTTGAACCAAAAGAAACTTAAAGAAGCTGAAACATCCCACCTTTTCTTTAAATAACCTTCTACAATCTTGAACTTCGACTAAGTCTCAGGATTGTCAATTTTTATGCTCTTTATACGAGAAGCGTTGGAAGCAAATGAGTTTAGGCACATTCTATATCTAGGGGAAAGTTGGGAtagttttgttgtttttgtaatCATGGGCATGTCTTTGCATAGTTACTGAtgtgatttaattttttaccaTATCAAGCAACTAAAAGTCTAAAACTAGTGGATAACCTTTAAGCTGCCACAAATGTTGAAGTAAGTACTTGCGGATATTGCTTGATTTATCTGGTTCCTTCATAAACTTGATTATTGTGTTGGTCAGGAGGCCGATGATAAAATTTTGCTAGTTTTTCTCGATGTAGTTAGGTGGTTAACATATCACGCAACTATAAAGTGCAACAAGTTTGTTTTGTAATTATGGCGGAGAAGAACAAAACCAATTGGCTGAAAATGTACTTCAAATAACCCTATAATTGTGAGTTTGAGCCTCTTGGAGTGGTGGATATTTGTCAAGTTCAAATTTGAATGGGTTCCCAGATTTCTTTCATGTGGATTAGATTGGGTGGTTTAAGTGGAGTGTTGGTCCACTAAAAGGTCACTGTATCACTGTTGTGTGCTCTTTTTGAACATGAATCTCGAGGGCATCATCATGTTGGAGCTTCGTGACTGGTCCTCTGCCTGAGCCCTGAAAGGATGAGCAATGGAAGGATGGCAGCTGGTAGTTTGTGTCCAGTGAATGGCAGAGATTTTTGGTTCATACAACGTATAATCACGAGGAATACACTGGTTTTATTGAAAAGCTATGTTGGGTTGAAAAAGACTGTGTTGGGTAGAAAACCTAACTTCTCTTGCTCGCGACTCCTTTATCCTTCTATCTTAtttccattgattttttttattactcccATCTCAAGGCATTGTCGCCTTTGATTCCCTGCTGGTTTCCCTAATGCTCGAATTAGTAACGCTATCTCCCATTTACCAAACAGATCACATATCATAGTATCCCATGCATACTCGTTCTAGTGAATCTTTCAACGTTAACTTGAAAGTACACACAACATTCCCAGCTCCGGCAAATGAAGTTTCTTCTTGTCAAGTGCTCAAGTAGTTCCTTCTATCATCGAGATAGAATCCCCATGCTCAAATGAAGGTTCTTCTTgcctttattttaatggaagTGATGTTTTCTTATTgtttcacattttattttattccataTAAATTTCAGAAAAAGTTGTGCCAATATTAGATATAAAACACGTGATACTAAACTCTTGCATAACCTTTGATAAAAAGGTAACTAAAATGCTACATTAGTAATGTTGAGATTATATTAGTAAAGAAAAGTTCTATAACGTAAAAAAATGCTGCAAGTAATGCAGAGTTTTATACTGAAATCAATTTTCCTTATTCCTCGAACGTAACCACCGCTGCTGGTTGCTgttaaacataattttatagatAAAGTAGCACTTTTTGAGTacataataaattttacttgtcactttaaGGTTGCAAATGCTCACAGTACGTTGAATGAAATTCCACTAGATCTTGAAACTTTGAAACATTCAGAGTGTTATGCTTTTCTTTTTGGTGACTTTCATTTATGTGATGGATGATGCCGATTTTTATGTGCCTTAATTCTTCTCACTTGGGCTTCCAAGCGTATACATCCACTTTTTATACTTTTGGATGCATTGCATTGAGCATGTATATGTTCTTATCATAAGTTGCGTGAAATGCTTTTATTATGTACTGTGAGCATATGCAACCTTAGTGTATGGATGTCCTTCTTGCTATTGGTCCTTCTGATATAGTATAGATGTCCCAAAAGGCAAAACCTCATTTGCTGGTGATCCTTTGCTATCTATTTGATCTGTCTGATCATTTTAGATTTACCTTTTGCCTTGCAGATGAATTTCCTAACTACATCAGCTGGacttcttttccttctatttttcttcCTCATAGGTGAActgaaaactttgaaaaaatttCCCTGTAATTGCACTCAACTCCCAGCCTAAGATTCAGTTAGCCAAATGTAGCAACTTGCTTGTATAGCCGTGTAGTGATTAGTCAATTTTCCCTCCAGGCTTAAGGTTGAGTTAACTAAAGTAAACTTGTCTAAGAGTAGTTAATTTCTGGTCTTTGAAAGTTGACCCTATTGTAGTCTCATGTCTGGAGTTAAAAGTCAATGTTCTTCTTAGTTTGAATTGGCTGACAAAAAGAGGTGTCTGATGAATTAGTATATCTTGTCCAACTTCCCGTTTTCACAGGGTTTCGGCGGCTCTTAATGTTTCACGTGCTTAATTGTGGGTGATTTTGATGCATTGCATGTAGGAATTGTCGGTCCTTATAACAATAGAAACATGCTCATGAATACTTATAAAATGATCCTAATGTTAAACTTTATCCGGTCAGATTTTGCATTTTCAgcatttattttttcctatttcGATTGGTTTGACAGCATCGTTTGGTTCACTGATCGAATTTTGGCAATATGTTGTAGTTGTGTAACCTTTATGTTATGGTTTGCAGGATAGTGCATTACTAGTATCTTGAAGCATTCAGAAAAAGAGAGTGTATGAAAGCCTTCTTAGTCTATAAGATGAGCATTCTCACAAAAAACCTGAGAATCTTACAATATTGAGTTCAAATTTCTGGAGTCAATTCTTTTAAAAGGGCTCTTGAGCAGAAACGGGAAATTAAGCCATGGAActcaaatataatttcttcCGAGTTTGATGCAGCCTTGTACAGTTCCATGAAACCAAATCTTATTTGAGTCATCCTGGATGGGCACCAATCACAGGTATTAATGTACAACCATTTTCATTCAACACATATAATACTGAAGCAAACCTTGACAAGTCACAAGTGATAATCCTCATGTTTTTATTCTtagtttaaattaaattactttacATAGATAACTTCTGCATGTTCACATCAATCATAAAACTCTCCAACATATCAGCAGCATAGTCTCCTCAGGCTTGATGAACTTTTTCCTTCTAGCTTGATCAAGAATGGGATTCATAGAAGTGTCTTTTAGATGTAGGTCTAGTTGAGAAAACAGAGAGCTATGAGTCTTCTGTGTAGTGCAGTTGTAGCCTGTTTAAAAAGTAATAGTGGTGGAGTTAATGTCACGTTTTCTCTATTGCCCTCTGAGGGAGGGATCAAATTATGGGAGTGGGGGAGAAGCTAGAGTTTGAAGCATGACTAATTATTCTGATAGGAATTTACCCAAGTTGCATGACACTTGTTGATGTTCCATTCTTCTGTGTTTGTGGCTGGCTTAGCTGGAGATTGATTGGTGCATGTAGGTCATATCCATTGCTGATTGTATGTGTGGCCTGCACACCCCCATTTGGTGCACTTTCATATCCTTGCTCAGAAATCTGAATAGATAAGTTTTCCTTAGATCAAGGTCAAGGACATCTATGCGTGTGGTAAAAGTTTAATGTAAAATCACATTTTTGTGGTGCATACTGCATACTCAAACAACAGCTGGAGAATACTCTCTAAATTAGTACCTTCTGCAATTCTGTGTACTCTTGTCGAATAAGGTTTACCTTTTTGTAGAgttctatattttcttgatgAATAAGATTGCCCTGTAAAAGCAATATTAATCATCTTGGTGCAAAGATTAAAGACATATGGAAGTTGTTATAGTTTTTCTGGTAAGACCTTTTGATTTAGTTCTCTGATTTCATCCGTCAGAATCTGCTCCTGCAAGAAAAGAGTAATACATTTAGGATCcttataataaaaaaaggaGTAATACTTTTGGGAGAGATCGTAGACTTGATATTAGCATAAGTTTCATGAACACAGAAGAATTTAAATGTGTAGATTTTACCTTTTGCTTTCGAACGCCTTTCAAACTCATTTCAATTTGGTTTTCCAGATTTGTTAGATCTTTGGTGTTGAGTCCAGAAAGCTCTTGACCCAAAAGCTGCCTGTGGTTCATAAAAAAGGtattagttaaattatttctcCCTTCAGTTTACTAAGCTTGATCTATGACAATGAAATTTACACGATTTATAGTGACTTTATAATTGCATGTTAAGCATGCTTACAACTTCGATTCATGCTCTGTAGTAAAGTAAAAGGAGATGTTCATCTTcatattttcaataattattcttctcttttcttgGAGTTATTCACAGTAACACATGGAAGAAAACATTGCAATTTCAAATCTTGGGTGTCATTTCCTTCGTAATTCTTGGATTTGTAAGTTTTTATATTCAGAATTTTTCCAAGTTCTttcttaattgaattaatttatatgatatttgagtttgactagtctttgcctttttatttaatctttttgcATCTACATTTATAATTTATTGGTGCAGTGGTTCTTATTACTAACAATCAATCACTAGCAACCAAGCAGTAGAAAATTATTTCTCTGTTCAGAATTCTGTTGTGCACTTATAAATTTTGTATGTCCATAAATTGCTATATAGGAGTGCATCTTATGACCTCCAAAATCAATAATCATGGCATCTTTATGTTGTTCTGTTTTCACAGCCTTTATTGCCTTGCACCATAAGTCTTTTACCAGAAACCCTGAATTACAATAATGCTTGAGAAGATTGAACCTTAGAACAACATGAATTTGGAGCATCTCTGTTGGGGTTCTGTTTTCCAATTGTTTATTTTCCCCGAACCATAAAAACTAACAAACGAAACTTTGAGAAACCACAAGGAACTGTTTCAACAGTAAAGAAGAACCTCCTTAAATGCCTTTTGTCTTCTCATATGTGTGCCTAGGATTACAGTTATTACCTCAAGATGGCTTTTATTTGTTTGAGGTAAGACAAGGAAAAAAAGTGAAAGTGAAAGAGGTGATTAAATGGGATGTCTTGCATTTTCAAAGGATAGATAATAGGTCAAATGGAATCAACAATGCTATATATTTTGGCTTTTATCATactcaaatcttttttttttctttttctgtttcttCCACATTTGCCAGTAGAGTTGTACAGTAGAATACATTTTGTATTTCCAACTACCAagtacccttcggggtggcccagtggtttggggttgggacttccatgttggaggtctcaagttcgaaaccccctgctagcgaaagcaaggggtttgccttctgggtcgagctcgtcgcaccgggcttgcctagtgtgggttacctctcctatgtggtttgcgagctattgcataggagcggggtttTTACCccgtgcgcacccaaagggtagcggctgcggatttcccttgtcataaaaataaaataaaattccaaCTACCAAGTAAAATATTCTAAATAATTGTACTACTCCAACCTCTCCAAGTGTCCAAGGAACTTTACACCTTATAGAGATGCCTGCTAGATCACAAAATATTTCCAACTTACATACTTTTTGTGTGGCAATAGTTACTTCCTCAATTATGAGTGTAGCTAAAGTTTTGTCTTTGCAAAAATGTGTAATGATTCACAAAGTTGTCCTTGGGATCTAAGTTAAGCAGCTTATAAACCTCCAAAATTGAGGTCAGGGTTTGAATCATCAAGAGGAGCAAAGTAGGGAAGGGTCATTCTTGACAGTGGGAGAGGCTCGTGctaaaagataattaaaaaatatctcCACTAAAATAGTTTACCCTTTAGATAAGGTGATTcacataattcaaaaaattaaaaggtatCAAATGCTCACCCTGTAGTGTGTAAAGGCATCATACTGCTTAATCTGTTGCTTATACAACAAAAGATCCTATGGCATCAAGGCATGTAGAAGATATACCTGTGATTTTCTTGCAAGTAATGCAGCTGCTGCCTCAGACTTGCTACTTCCCTTTGCCAAAACTAGCcaaaaaaacaagagaaaaagtAGAACGAAGTTTGTTATTACTAATTTAAGTTGACGAGTGCTAGATTTGGAGAATACAACAACCaaaacaacatacccagtgtaatccacaagtggggtttggggaaGGCAGTATATACGCAGACCTTAACCCCTACCTTTGGAGGTAGAGAGGGTGTTTTTGATAGACCCTCATTTCAAGGATAAGCAAGCAGTTcaggaaaagaaataatacaagTGAAGAACCCAcaacaaaatactaaaaatagcATGACAACATTCCGGGAAAAAGGAACAATAACtacaatataataatactataatcGAAGTACAAGAAACAGCATATCGGAACAGAAATCGAGAACAAAAAACTATAAGAGTAATACTACAACTACTAGTGTGGAATAATAAGTGAGACAACGCTCAAATACCTACTCGCTTTCTACCATAATCCGTGCCCTCCATAgcctcctatctaaggtcatgtcctctAGTAAATGAAGTTGCGCcatgtcttgtctaatcacaTCTCCCCAATGTTTCTTCgacctacctctacctctcttgaatcattgtactccacctccattctTCGGTCATTTTGGCTGTCTTAAGAATGACATTAAACAACCTAGTTAGTCACTCCAAACTTGCCTTGCCCGCACTCTTCCAAAATTCCACAGAGATCTCATCTGGCCCGATTGCTCTTCCCCTTGTGCATCCTACGAATAGCACTCTTAACCTCCTCCAAATTTATGCACCTACAATACTCCAAGTTGCGACTCAAGTGCTCCGAATCTCCCAGCACAATGCCTCTGTCCCTTTCTTTGTGAGTGCTAGATTATAGGATGACAGGATGAAATAAATAGAATGCTTATTAATTCAACTATTTTCCATGAATAGTGCTTGGTGATTATTACTGCCCATGATAAATTCAACTATTCAAGAAAATCATCAAAGGGTGAAACCTACTGGTCAATGTAGTGGGAAGCGGAGGCAAAAACAccaggtgatttttttttcatttgttcaaGTTTTGGTGAATAGAGTTATTTGTACTTGTGCTAGCAGGTACCCCAtgaaattagttgaggtgcgtgCAAGTTGTTCCGTATATCACGGTTATCATAAAAAAGTACTTTGAAATGACGAGCACCACTTTAATAGTTGAGGTCAAGTGTATAAATCCTTTATTATACCTGTTTTGATTTATTCAAACCCATCTATGATTCACACTTGTGTAACTTTGGATGTTTATAAGCaaacacattttaaaaaatcgaATCTTGATCAGTAATCTCAATTTGAAACCAACGAAATTTTGATGTCCTATCGTGAAGAAACTAATGTAAGTGTGGGGTGATTTTCATGTACCTATCAACTTTAAAGTTGAATGAGATAAGAGTGTGTTTTGGAAATGCAGTCAGGTGCACGACTTCAAGTAACTCATTCCAATTTTAGAAGACTCAACTATAGTACAAGTGTACAGAGAAGAGGCTTAGAAGTTTGAGTGTTCCAGGGGAGATAAATCTTATAAGGTGAACTGTCTGTAAGAAATGGCTTCTAATCTTCAAGAAGCAAGAAAGGAACCTTTGTTACAACTTACAATTGCTTAACATGGATTAAAAACTAGCTCCTTACAAAATTTACATTTGAATCCTTGTTCTCTCAGTACCTTAGACATTTGGGATCTTTGTAGTTTCAACAGACAACCTATTTTGGGGATCTGTGACTATTACTGAAAATTAGGAGTATTGACGCCCTAGGAATAACAATGTGGAAAGTGAGCAATGGAGCATATATAATGTGAGGGGGTTTTCCCTTCTTATATTTGCATACTAGGAATACTTTCCACTTGTCCCATGTGACTACTGGCCTAATGAATAGTCTTCTCCTTCCTGGATTGGGTTATCTAATCTAGTCTAGAATATCATCTGCACAATCTTTGTACCAAGTGGACCCTAGTCTTCAGGGAGAAAGAAGCCTTTGTTGTACGATTGCTAGCCTGGTTGTAGAAATAATCTCTTATCCCGCAACTTTCTCTGCATCGTTGTATGTCAGGACTGTAGACATTTCGGATCTCTTAGATTTTAATCTTACCCCTATGATAGTATGTATTACTTACACCTCTGATAGTAGATCCTATATCGAGTTAGCTGGGGTTGAGACATCCTTCAATCCACTCAAGGCATTCTTTGATAGACTAACAAACTTTCCTTTGATGGATTTTTGCTAAAATATTCTCATCCGGACCTTCTCCCCAGCATTGCAGATGTCTATTGTCA belongs to Solanum stenotomum isolate F172 chromosome 1, ASM1918654v1, whole genome shotgun sequence and includes:
- the LOC125852756 gene encoding MADS-box transcription factor 23-like, encoding MGRGKIVIQRIDNTTSRQVTFSKRRNGLLKKAKELAILCDAQVGLIVFSSTGKLYEFSNNSMRSTIDRYNKIKEENNNMNPMSEVKFWQREVASLRQQLHYLQENHRQLLGQELSGLNTKDLTNLENQIEMSLKGVRKQKEQILTDEIRELNQKGNLIHQENIELYKKVNLIRQEYTELQKISEQGYESAPNGGVQATHTISNGYDLHAPINLQLSQPQTQKNGTSTSVMQLGMTQIRFGFMELYKAASNSEEIIFEFHGLISRFCSRALLKELTPEI